One window of the Acinonyx jubatus isolate Ajub_Pintada_27869175 chromosome A2, VMU_Ajub_asm_v1.0, whole genome shotgun sequence genome contains the following:
- the LOC106979015 gene encoding methyl-CpG-binding domain protein 3-like 1: MMVKTSQRKQHDCGNQSKLKSRLSVSIPLRMSSYVFKTPVTRITAHPGNEVRCHHWEGTLDKPQQVCWQKRLHGLQACSSTGEPLSTLDLAKALQKLAPQCTGGYLPGVLVGGPNSSPMPILASSSDLAKMIPEAGLGIPQLMCKQFLVTEEDIKKQEKKVKTARERLATALAIDRLASKAEKVRGQEGHLEKHHE; encoded by the coding sequence atgatgGTCAAGACTTCACAGAGGAAGCAACATGATTGTGGAAACCAATCCAAACTGAAGTCTCGCTTAAGTGTCTCAATCCCTTTGAGGATGTCCAGCTATGTATTTAAGACGCCAGTTACCAGAATCACAGCCCATCCTGGCAACGAGGTCAGATGCCATCACTGGGAGGGAACCTTGGACAAGCCCCAACAGGTGTGCTGGCAAAAGAGACTGCATGGTCTCCAGGCCTGCAGCAGCACAGGGGAACCATTAAGCACTTTGGACCTTGCCAAAGCCTTGCAAAAACTCGCACCTCAGTGCACAGGTGGCTATCTGCCAGGTGTTCTTGTAGGTGGCCCGAACTCGAGCCCCATGCCCATCCTTGCCAGCTCTTCGGATTTGGCCAAGATGATTCCAGAAGCTGGTCTGGGTATCCCGCAGCTCATGTGCAAACAATTTCTGGTGACTGAGGAGgatatcaagaaacaagaaaagaaagtgaagacgGCAAGAGAAAGGCTGGCTACAGCACTGGCTATAGACAGACTCGCTAGCAAGGCAGAAAAAGTGAGGGGCCAAGAAGGACATCTCGAAAAACACCATGAATAA